A single window of Solanum dulcamara chromosome 5, daSolDulc1.2, whole genome shotgun sequence DNA harbors:
- the LOC129888731 gene encoding homeobox-leucine zipper protein HAT4-like, with product MLENQDLRLSLSLSFPENKTTNSLQLNSWIGSFPSSDKNLEKCRTFLKGIDVNIVPTITKEEEEEVGVSSPNSSISSLSGTKRNEREIINCCEELELEIERQCSRSISDEEDGETSRKKLRLTKDQSAILEESFKEHNTLNPKQKQALAKRLGLRPRQVEVWFQNRRARTKLKQTEVDCELLKRCCENLTEENRRLQKEVQELRALKLSPQCYMQMTPPTTLTMCPSCERIPGPSASGLGSFDIRANQIVLARQQPVPFNLWTTSPVPHRPINVLQPRS from the exons ATGTTGGAAAATCAAGATTTGCGATTGAGTTTGAGTCTTAGTTTTCCAGAGAACAAAACAACAAATTCATTGCAGCTAAATTCTTGGATTGGTTCATTTCCTTCTTCAG ATAAGAATTTGGAGAAATGCAGAACATTTTTGAAAGGAATAGATGTGAACATAGTACCAACAatcacaaaagaagaagaagaagaagttggAGTTTCTTCACCAAATAGTAGTATTTCAAGTTTAAGTGGAACTAAAAGAAATGAAAGGGAAATAATTAATTGTTGTGAGGAATTGGAATTGGAAATTGAAAGACAATGTTCTAGAAGTATTAGTGATGAGGAAGATGGAGAAACTTCTAGAAAGAAATTAAGACTTACGAAAGATCAGTCTGCTATTCTTGAAGAGAGTTTCAAAGAACACAACACACTCAATCCC AAGCAAAAACAGGCTTTGGCTAAGAGACTAGGATTGAGGCCTAGGCAAGTGGAGGTTTGGTTTCAAAATAGGAGGGCAAG GACAAAGTTGAAGCAAACTGAAGTAGATTGCGAGTTGTTGAAGAGATGTTGTGAGAATCTAACTGAAGAAAACAGGAGATTACAAAAGGAAGTTCAAGAGCTAAGGGCACTAAAGCTATCACCTCAATGCTACATGCAAATGACCCCTCCAACCACCCTCACCATGTGCCCGTCCTGCGAGCGCATCCCGGGCCCATCTGCCTCAGGGCTCGGGAGCTTCGACATTCGGGCCAATCAAATAGTCCTGGCCCGACAACAGCCCGTGCCGTTTAATCTCTGGACCACCTCTCCCGTCCCACATAGGCCAATCAATGTACTACAACCTAGGTCGTGA